The Deltaproteobacteria bacterium DNA segment GGGGGGATATACACATGAAGAGGTCTTTTGGCGCCAAAACGCTAGTCTTCCCCATCCCGGTTTGGGTGGTGGGGACATATGATCGGATGGGAAAACCAAACGTGATGACTGCGGCATGGGGCGGGATCTGCTGTTCCAGCCCTCCATGCGTGGCCGTCTCGCTCCGGAAGGCCACCTACACATACGGGAACATCGTCGAGCGGAAGGCATTCACGATCAGCGTCCCCTCCGAGGCCTATGCCCGGGAAGCGGATTACATCGGC contains these protein-coding regions:
- a CDS encoding flavin reductase, with amino-acid sequence MKRSFGAKTLVFPIPVWVVGTYDRMGKPNVMTAAWGGICCSSPPCVAVSLRKATYTYGNIVERKAFTISVPSEAYAREADYIG